A stretch of Paenibacillus sp. URB8-2 DNA encodes these proteins:
- the anfG gene encoding Fe-only nitrogenase subunit delta — protein sequence MEENVLKERVAQLEDHILKKCLWQFHSRAWDRERQNENILGKTTQILCGEPVAKETAEDRCYYADAVCLADAYKERFDWINTLNVAEIKEVMAALKERIDYVTITGSLNEELTVKQY from the coding sequence GTGGAAGAGAACGTGCTGAAAGAACGGGTCGCTCAGCTGGAAGACCATATTTTGAAAAAATGCCTCTGGCAGTTTCACTCCCGTGCCTGGGACCGGGAAAGACAGAATGAGAACATTCTGGGCAAAACAACGCAAATCCTGTGCGGCGAGCCGGTTGCGAAGGAAACTGCCGAAGACAGATGCTACTATGCCGACGCTGTTTGTCTGGCGGATGCTTATAAGGAGCGGTTTGATTGGATCAACACACTGAACGTAGCTGAAATCAAAGAGGTTATGGCCGCATTGAAAGAACGTATTGACTATGTGACCATTACGGGGTCGCTGAACGAAGAGTTGACCGTTAAACAATACTAA
- the anfK gene encoding Fe-only nitrogenase subunit beta: MKPKDRAGVINPIFTCQPAGAQFASIGIKDCIGIVHGGQGCVMFVRLWFSQHFKDNFLMASSSVHEDGAVFGALDRVETAVDVLLMRYPDVKVVPIITTCSTEVIGDDVDGVIRKLNEGLIKEKYADREVHLVAIHTPSFVGSHVTGYDVALDAFVQYFAKKGEPNGKLNLITGWVNPGDVTVLKGLLSAMDIDATVLFEIEEFDSPLMPDKSGESHGTTTIEDLQGTANAIGTIALNRYEGGKAAKYLENEFDIKAIVGPTPIGIRNTDTFLQNLKNMTGKPIPQSLVKERGVAIDAITDVTHMFLADKRVAIYGHPDLVIGLAEYCLDLEMKPVLLLLGDDHGGYKTDPRIKALQENVEFDMEIIMNADLMDLESRLQNGLELDLILGHSKGRFISIDYKVPMVRVGFPTYDRAGLYRHPVVGYKGAIWLAEEMANTLFTDMEYKKNKEWLLNVW; encoded by the coding sequence TTGAAACCCAAAGATCGCGCCGGTGTGATCAATCCGATTTTCACATGCCAACCAGCCGGCGCGCAATTTGCCAGCATCGGCATTAAAGACTGTATCGGAATCGTTCATGGAGGACAAGGCTGCGTAATGTTCGTCCGCCTGTGGTTCTCCCAGCATTTCAAGGATAACTTCCTCATGGCTTCCTCTTCCGTCCATGAAGACGGCGCGGTATTCGGCGCACTCGACCGTGTGGAAACGGCGGTTGACGTACTGCTGATGCGTTACCCGGATGTAAAGGTTGTCCCAATTATCACCACATGCTCGACGGAAGTTATCGGCGATGACGTTGACGGTGTAATCAGAAAGCTTAATGAGGGACTGATTAAGGAGAAATATGCCGACCGCGAAGTGCATCTGGTCGCTATTCATACTCCAAGCTTTGTGGGAAGCCATGTAACGGGCTACGATGTGGCGTTGGATGCCTTCGTTCAATATTTTGCCAAAAAAGGCGAGCCGAACGGCAAGTTGAACCTGATCACTGGCTGGGTTAACCCGGGCGATGTAACGGTGCTGAAAGGTCTGCTGTCCGCTATGGACATCGACGCAACGGTTTTGTTCGAAATCGAAGAATTCGATTCCCCGCTCATGCCGGATAAGAGCGGCGAGTCCCACGGCACCACTACGATTGAGGACCTGCAAGGCACGGCAAACGCAATCGGCACCATCGCGCTTAACCGGTATGAAGGCGGAAAAGCAGCTAAATATCTTGAAAATGAATTCGATATCAAGGCAATCGTCGGACCGACTCCGATTGGTATCCGGAACACCGATACGTTCCTGCAGAACCTGAAGAACATGACGGGCAAACCGATTCCGCAATCGCTCGTGAAAGAACGCGGTGTCGCGATCGACGCCATCACCGACGTCACGCACATGTTCCTGGCTGATAAGAGAGTTGCCATTTACGGACACCCGGATCTTGTTATCGGACTTGCCGAATATTGTCTAGACCTCGAAATGAAGCCTGTGCTTCTGCTGCTGGGCGACGATCACGGGGGCTATAAAACCGATCCCCGGATCAAAGCTCTTCAGGAGAATGTAGAGTTTGATATGGAAATCATTATGAACGCTGACCTGATGGATCTGGAAAGCCGCCTGCAGAACGGACTGGAACTGGATCTCATTCTGGGACATTCTAAAGGCCGTTTCATCTCCATCGATTACAAAGTGCCGATGGTTCGTGTAGGGTTCCCGACTTATGACCGCGCGGGTCTATACCGCCATCCGGTTGTCGGCTACAAAGGCGCCATCTGGCTTGCCGAAGAAATGGCGAACACGCTGTTCACCGATATGGAATACAAGAAGAACAAAGAATGGCTGCTGAATGTTTGGTAG
- a CDS encoding type 1 glutamine amidotransferase gives MRLHYLQHIELEHPGSILEWATANGHTVTHTKFFNGEPLPALENFDWLVIMGGPMNIYEEESYPWLAQEKDLIRGAIAEGKTVLGLCLGAQLIADVIGGKVTKNGQPEIGWIPIWWSDKAQSDPLFSFFPQNSVVFEWHYDTFSVLPPEAEVLAESEACSHQAFVYKQRVFGFQFHLENTPQLLQGYIEESGNEMIPAAYVQSPEEVLSHPEYLAQNNAWMAEFLTRLAQTELAAKERKYITG, from the coding sequence GTGCGGCTTCATTATTTGCAGCATATTGAGCTTGAACACCCGGGCAGTATTCTTGAATGGGCAACTGCGAATGGTCATACGGTCACACACACCAAGTTCTTTAACGGTGAACCGCTTCCGGCTCTGGAGAACTTCGACTGGCTGGTGATCATGGGCGGTCCTATGAACATTTATGAGGAAGAAAGCTATCCCTGGCTGGCGCAAGAGAAGGATTTGATCCGCGGAGCGATTGCCGAAGGCAAAACTGTACTGGGCCTTTGTCTGGGCGCTCAGCTCATTGCCGACGTGATTGGCGGTAAAGTAACGAAGAACGGTCAGCCGGAAATCGGCTGGATTCCGATCTGGTGGAGCGATAAGGCGCAAAGCGATCCGCTGTTCTCGTTCTTCCCCCAAAATTCGGTGGTGTTCGAGTGGCACTACGATACGTTCAGCGTGCTGCCGCCGGAGGCGGAGGTCCTAGCGGAGAGCGAAGCATGCAGCCATCAGGCTTTTGTATACAAACAGCGCGTGTTCGGATTTCAGTTTCATCTGGAGAATACGCCGCAGCTTCTGCAGGGCTATATTGAGGAGAGCGGGAATGAAATGATCCCTGCCGCGTATGTGCAATCGCCGGAAGAGGTACTGAGCCATCCGGAATATCTAGCGCAGAACAACGCCTGGATGGCGGAATTTCTCACAAGACTGGCGCAAACAGAGCTTGCCGCAAAAGAAAGGAAGTATATAACCGGATGA
- a CDS encoding pyridoxamine 5'-phosphate oxidase family protein translates to MMEHVSYKARDCRDQDKIEQFLSESRVGIVGIGGDEYPYAVPVNYVWHEGAVYFHGMGSGKKLRLLADNPSVSFTVYRENGTISDPVPCKADTSYMSVMVFGKAEKVTDVREATGVLQKVLDKFTPGFYKQGISEKMVERYRSAMDGNALAVIRITPVHITGKENDAVPDFAAGQGHPGGHPGHPGHPGGHPGHPGHPGGHPGHPPGMGA, encoded by the coding sequence ATGATGGAACATGTGAGCTACAAGGCAAGAGACTGCCGCGACCAAGATAAAATCGAACAATTTCTGTCCGAATCCCGGGTGGGAATCGTCGGCATCGGAGGCGATGAGTACCCATACGCCGTTCCCGTCAATTATGTCTGGCATGAGGGAGCTGTCTATTTTCATGGCATGGGTTCTGGCAAAAAGCTGCGTCTTCTCGCAGATAACCCGTCCGTCAGCTTCACTGTTTACCGGGAGAACGGCACCATCTCTGACCCCGTCCCTTGTAAGGCGGATACTTCCTACATGAGCGTGATGGTATTCGGGAAGGCGGAAAAAGTGACGGATGTACGCGAGGCGACCGGAGTCCTGCAGAAGGTCCTAGACAAATTTACTCCCGGATTCTATAAGCAGGGCATTTCCGAGAAAATGGTGGAGAGATACCGCTCGGCCATGGACGGCAACGCCTTAGCCGTCATCCGGATTACGCCCGTGCATATTACCGGCAAAGAAAACGATGCGGTTCCGGACTTTGCGGCGGGTCAGGGCCATCCCGGCGGCCACCCCGGTCATCCGGGCCATCCCGGCGGCCACCCCGGTCATCCGGGTCATCCCGGCGGTCACCCCGGGCATCCGCCCGGAATGGGCGCATAA
- a CDS encoding homocitrate synthase/isopropylmalate synthase family protein has translation MIELIDYTVDEAFRRSVDLEEIGRMAAILQRYGLTVLDVYIRHIHSYRRVIADTDLTDRIRVRVRPTADDLSLARSMGFTKVAILWSNTLDRMSLFKLEAALRTAKEFAHEIYLYVEDLTLTHSARFDAYWPLVERYGIKRLIYCDSKSRLDPLIARSTLTELMKRATCPLEFCGANVLGLATANSLAALKAGVEHIGISVAGVGSKGKAAMEEVLMAVKVLWKQTEGPSTDTLADDCEAVLSAMNIPVAVNKAVIGQNVFAHESGIHVDGISKNPELYEVIRPEEMGLARKLFIGKHSGTSSLKRKFGEWDMGLASDEAVLLLEQVRELAEYRKRPINDIELMELYKRQSDFQ, from the coding sequence ATGATTGAACTCATCGATTATACCGTTGACGAAGCGTTCCGCCGGTCTGTGGATCTCGAAGAAATCGGCAGGATGGCGGCGATATTGCAGCGCTACGGCCTTACAGTTTTGGATGTGTATATCAGACATATCCATTCTTACCGGAGAGTGATTGCGGATACAGACCTTACGGACCGGATTCGTGTCCGGGTTAGGCCCACAGCCGATGATTTGTCCCTGGCCCGTTCGATGGGTTTTACCAAGGTGGCGATTCTTTGGTCTAATACGCTTGACCGGATGTCTTTGTTCAAGCTGGAGGCGGCTCTTAGGACCGCGAAGGAGTTCGCGCACGAAATATATTTATATGTAGAAGACCTGACGCTTACCCACTCCGCCCGCTTTGACGCCTATTGGCCACTCGTGGAGCGATACGGGATCAAACGGCTCATTTATTGCGACAGCAAAAGCAGGCTAGACCCCTTGATTGCCCGAAGCACTCTGACCGAGCTTATGAAGCGGGCTACTTGCCCTCTGGAGTTCTGCGGCGCCAATGTGCTCGGTCTGGCGACAGCCAACAGCCTCGCGGCGCTGAAAGCGGGTGTGGAGCATATCGGCATCTCGGTAGCGGGAGTCGGTTCCAAAGGCAAAGCGGCGATGGAGGAAGTGTTGATGGCCGTCAAGGTGCTGTGGAAGCAGACTGAAGGACCTTCCACTGATACGTTGGCTGACGATTGTGAAGCCGTTCTATCCGCCATGAACATCCCGGTGGCGGTGAACAAGGCGGTAATCGGCCAGAATGTCTTCGCGCATGAATCCGGTATTCACGTGGACGGGATATCCAAAAATCCCGAACTTTATGAAGTCATCCGGCCGGAGGAAATGGGTCTTGCCCGCAAGCTCTTTATCGGCAAGCATTCGGGAACCTCGTCGCTAAAACGCAAGTTCGGGGAGTGGGACATGGGGCTTGCTTCGGACGAAGCGGTGCTGCTTCTGGAACAGGTAAGAGAGCTGGCGGAATACCGGAAGCGGCCGATAAATGATATCGAGCTAATGGAACTATATAAGCGGCAGAGTGATTTTCAGTAG
- a CDS encoding homocitrate synthase — translation MQSGVQFELVDTTLRDGEQTAGVVFSSEEKVNIAKALDRTGIRWIEAGIPAMGERERETLRQLLSLSLDSALIAWNRADLNDIKASVSCGFSYIHMSLPVSDLHIVHKLRKSREWVLERLRQALEYTKSLGCTAFVGAEDASRADPEFLLRYADTAARCGAERLRYADTVGCLDPFETFRRIRHLTERCALPVEFHGHNDFGLATANTLSAFHGGAALASVTISGIGERAGNASLEEVASSMAYLYKLGTGFRVDSLSELTHLVSAASGRPGNHYRSVFTAING, via the coding sequence ATGCAATCGGGCGTTCAATTTGAGCTGGTGGATACCACGCTCCGGGATGGTGAACAGACGGCGGGCGTCGTATTTTCGTCGGAGGAGAAGGTGAATATCGCAAAAGCGCTGGACCGAACCGGAATCCGCTGGATTGAAGCCGGCATTCCGGCTATGGGAGAACGGGAGCGGGAAACGCTGCGGCAGCTGCTGAGCCTGTCCCTTGACTCCGCGCTCATTGCGTGGAACCGTGCGGACTTGAATGATATCAAAGCCTCGGTCTCCTGCGGCTTCTCCTATATTCATATGTCGCTGCCGGTTTCCGATCTGCATATCGTGCACAAACTGCGGAAAAGCAGGGAATGGGTGCTGGAACGGCTGCGTCAGGCGCTGGAATATACCAAAAGCTTGGGCTGCACCGCCTTTGTCGGAGCAGAAGACGCTTCCCGAGCGGACCCCGAATTTCTGCTGCGCTATGCGGATACGGCGGCAAGATGCGGGGCGGAGCGTCTGCGCTATGCCGACACGGTCGGCTGTCTGGACCCTTTTGAAACGTTCCGCCGGATTCGGCATTTGACGGAGCGCTGCGCGCTGCCAGTTGAATTTCACGGTCATAACGATTTCGGTTTAGCAACTGCGAACACACTGTCAGCCTTTCATGGCGGAGCGGCGCTGGCCAGTGTGACGATTTCAGGGATCGGCGAAAGGGCAGGCAATGCTTCTCTTGAGGAAGTTGCATCTTCCATGGCCTATCTATATAAGCTTGGGACGGGATTCAGGGTGGATTCCCTGTCTGAATTGACTCATCTTGTTTCTGCAGCCAGCGGCAGGCCGGGAAACCACTACCGTTCGGTATTCACCGCCATTAACGGTTAG
- a CDS encoding GNAT family N-acetyltransferase, with the protein MNHILPLRDYIDQIHNGKGYATAAVSLCLKKAFNEIGLHRVEAGVMPRNLPSIRVLEKVGFRHEGLAKTYLKINGTWEDHKIFAITAE; encoded by the coding sequence ATGAATCACATTTTACCCTTGAGGGACTACATTGATCAAATACATAACGGCAAAGGCTATGCAACAGCGGCAGTATCATTATGTTTGAAGAAGGCATTTAACGAGATCGGCTTGCATCGTGTTGAAGCTGGGGTCATGCCAAGAAACTTGCCATCGATCCGAGTGCTAGAAAAGGTAGGGTTTAGGCACGAGGGTTTGGCTAAAACATATTTAAAAATTAACGGTACGTGGGAAGACCACAAAATATTTGCAATTACTGCGGAGTGA
- the treC gene encoding alpha,alpha-phosphotrehalase codes for MNEVKKQEWWRRSTVYQVYPKSFKDTTGSGQGDIRGLLEKLDYLQDLGIDIIWLQPVYVSPQNDNGYDVADYCEIDPQFGTMEDFDELAAEARRRGMRLMLDIVVNHSSTEHRWFQEAKKSKDNAFRDYYIWKDPKPDGSVPNNWQSKFGGSAWQYDEGTGQYFLTLFDKTQADLNWENPKVREEVYQLMNFWANKGVSGFRMDVINLISKDQHFPEDDGSVPPGDGRKYYTDGPRVHEYLKEMNRRVFGPDTVTVGEMSSTTMEHCIRYSNPKEQEFSMTFNFHHLKVDYPGGRKWELMPYDFEQLKALLSHWQIGMQQGGGWNALFLNNHDQPRALSRFADDGEYRTECAKMLATTLHGLQGTPYVFQGEEIGMPNPHWNDIGELRDIESRNMYVILQEQGKTPEEALDIIRERSRDNSRTPMQWDDGPQAGFTTGTPWIKVDERYREINVKNQLNDPDSVYSHYKKLIALRKEIDVLTDGRYERLDEGHPQVFAYARISEGETVAVVSNFSDSVAVFEFPEAFAAKLLEGGSSELLTSNTNEAPELKARIELTPYASYMWIIR; via the coding sequence GTGAATGAAGTAAAAAAGCAGGAGTGGTGGCGGCGCTCTACGGTTTATCAGGTATACCCGAAAAGCTTCAAAGATACGACAGGCAGCGGACAGGGTGATATCCGGGGGCTGCTCGAAAAGCTGGATTATTTGCAGGATCTTGGCATCGACATTATTTGGCTGCAGCCGGTTTATGTCTCGCCGCAGAATGATAACGGTTACGACGTAGCCGATTATTGCGAAATCGATCCGCAGTTCGGCACGATGGAGGATTTCGACGAGCTCGCGGCTGAAGCCCGGCGCAGAGGCATGCGTCTGATGCTGGACATCGTTGTCAATCATTCTTCGACGGAGCATAGATGGTTTCAGGAGGCCAAGAAATCCAAGGACAATGCGTTTCGTGATTATTATATATGGAAAGATCCGAAGCCGGATGGCAGCGTTCCTAACAACTGGCAGTCCAAATTCGGCGGTTCCGCTTGGCAGTACGATGAAGGGACCGGACAGTATTTTCTTACGCTGTTCGACAAAACGCAGGCCGACCTGAACTGGGAAAATCCGAAGGTAAGGGAAGAAGTCTACCAGCTTATGAACTTCTGGGCGAACAAGGGAGTCAGCGGCTTCCGGATGGACGTTATCAACCTGATCTCCAAGGACCAGCACTTCCCGGAAGACGACGGCAGCGTTCCTCCAGGAGACGGAAGGAAATACTACACGGACGGACCGAGGGTTCACGAGTATCTTAAGGAAATGAACCGGAGAGTATTCGGGCCCGATACCGTAACGGTTGGCGAAATGTCTTCGACGACGATGGAGCACTGTATCCGGTATTCAAATCCGAAGGAACAGGAGTTCTCGATGACCTTCAATTTCCACCACCTTAAGGTCGATTATCCGGGCGGTCGAAAATGGGAGCTGATGCCTTATGATTTCGAGCAGCTGAAAGCGCTGCTTTCGCATTGGCAGATCGGCATGCAGCAGGGGGGGGGCTGGAATGCCCTGTTCCTGAACAACCACGATCAGCCGCGGGCATTGTCCCGATTCGCCGATGACGGCGAGTACCGGACGGAATGCGCCAAAATGCTGGCGACGACGCTGCACGGTCTTCAGGGAACGCCTTACGTGTTCCAAGGTGAAGAAATCGGCATGCCGAATCCGCACTGGAACGACATCGGAGAGCTGCGGGATATTGAATCCCGGAACATGTACGTCATTTTGCAGGAGCAGGGAAAGACCCCGGAAGAGGCGCTGGATATTATCCGTGAACGGTCCCGTGACAATTCACGCACGCCGATGCAATGGGACGACGGTCCGCAGGCCGGCTTTACAACCGGAACGCCGTGGATCAAGGTGGATGAACGTTACCGCGAGATTAACGTCAAGAACCAACTGAACGATCCGGATTCCGTATACAGCCATTATAAAAAGCTGATCGCGCTGCGCAAGGAAATCGACGTCCTGACCGACGGGCGGTATGAGCGTCTGGACGAAGGACATCCGCAGGTGTTCGCTTATGCGCGAATCAGTGAAGGAGAAACCGTGGCGGTCGTTTCCAATTTCAGCGACAGCGTCGCAGTCTTCGAATTCCCGGAAGCATTTGCGGCGAAGCTTTTGGAGGGCGGATCGTCAGAGCTGCTGACCAGCAATACAAATGAGGCTCCGGAGCTGAAAGCGCGGATTGAGCTAACCCCTTACGCCTCCTATATGTGGATTATCCGATAG
- the treP gene encoding PTS system trehalose-specific EIIBC component: protein MAVDRANVEKIIRAVGGADNIEAATHCVTRLRFALVDEKKVDQKLLEQNDLVKGHFSSQGQFQVVIGPGLVDKVYDEMIAITGGQRSSKDDVKKVAGKKQNPLQQAIKTLADIFIPILPAIVTAGLLLGINNILTGPGIFFEGRSLVQEYPAWTDFAGIINLIANTAFTFLPALIGWSAATRFGGSPLLGIVLGLILVHPDLLNAWAYAQASQEGKIPHWNLFGWQLEKIGYQGQVLPVLVSAYLLARIERFLNKKVHDSIKLLVVAPVALLVTGFLAFTIIGPVTFAIGNAITNGLVHVFNTLPALGGLLYGGIYALLVVTGMHHTFLAVDVQLIGSKGGTFLWPMLALSNIAQGSAALAMLLVFREQKSKGLAVTSSISAFLGVTEPAIFGVNIRYKYPFIFGMIGSAIGGLVLTINHVLASSIGVGGIPGFLSIFPNQWGVFFVGMAIVLVVPFLLTAAYGKVASRKAGGANADNGSTSGQVSSETAAAAETEAVSLAAPVISTGEAVNVLDILAPLAGQVVPLENVPDPAFAERQMGQGIAIEPSDGRVVAPFDAKVVHIIKSKHAIVLEHATGVQILIHVGINTVSLKGAPFTTHVGIDDEVKAGQLLIEFDREAILQARLPVITPIIIPDGQPIVERVTEESVGETVSGRDIVLKVHLSSQGI from the coding sequence ATGGCTGTAGATAGAGCAAATGTGGAGAAGATCATCCGGGCAGTTGGCGGAGCGGACAACATCGAGGCCGCAACGCATTGTGTCACGAGATTGAGGTTTGCCCTGGTTGACGAGAAGAAAGTGGATCAGAAGCTGCTGGAGCAGAATGATTTGGTGAAGGGGCATTTCTCCTCCCAGGGGCAATTTCAGGTTGTAATCGGCCCCGGTCTTGTGGACAAGGTTTATGATGAAATGATCGCCATCACCGGGGGGCAGCGTTCCTCCAAGGATGACGTAAAGAAGGTAGCCGGTAAAAAACAAAACCCGCTGCAGCAGGCGATTAAGACGCTGGCGGATATCTTTATTCCGATTTTGCCTGCCATCGTCACCGCAGGTTTGCTGCTCGGCATCAATAATATTTTGACGGGCCCCGGCATCTTCTTCGAAGGCCGGTCGCTGGTGCAGGAATATCCGGCATGGACGGACTTCGCCGGCATTATCAACCTGATCGCCAATACCGCGTTCACCTTCCTGCCGGCGCTTATCGGCTGGTCCGCCGCGACCCGGTTCGGCGGTAGTCCGCTGCTTGGAATCGTGCTCGGCCTGATCCTCGTCCATCCGGATCTGCTAAATGCATGGGCCTATGCCCAGGCCTCGCAGGAAGGCAAGATTCCGCATTGGAATCTGTTCGGCTGGCAGTTGGAGAAAATAGGCTACCAAGGGCAGGTGCTTCCGGTCCTCGTATCGGCTTACTTACTTGCCCGGATTGAGAGATTCCTGAACAAGAAGGTGCATGACTCCATCAAGCTGCTCGTCGTCGCTCCGGTGGCGCTGCTGGTAACGGGGTTCCTGGCTTTTACAATCATCGGGCCGGTCACCTTTGCAATTGGAAACGCGATCACGAACGGGCTGGTGCATGTGTTCAATACGCTTCCTGCTCTTGGCGGCTTGCTGTACGGAGGGATTTACGCGCTGCTGGTCGTGACCGGGATGCATCATACGTTTCTGGCTGTTGACGTGCAGCTTATCGGCAGCAAGGGAGGAACCTTCCTGTGGCCGATGCTGGCGCTCTCCAATATCGCCCAAGGCTCGGCGGCGCTTGCTATGTTGTTAGTGTTCCGCGAGCAGAAATCCAAGGGCCTGGCCGTTACTTCTTCTATCTCCGCATTTCTCGGAGTAACCGAACCGGCCATTTTCGGGGTCAATATCCGCTATAAATATCCGTTTATCTTTGGCATGATCGGCTCCGCGATAGGTGGACTGGTGCTGACGATCAATCACGTTCTGGCATCATCGATCGGTGTCGGCGGTATTCCCGGCTTTCTGTCCATTTTTCCGAATCAGTGGGGAGTCTTCTTCGTCGGCATGGCCATCGTGCTTGTCGTTCCGTTCCTGCTGACAGCGGCTTATGGCAAAGTAGCCTCCCGCAAGGCTGGGGGAGCTAATGCTGACAATGGATCAACGTCGGGTCAAGTCTCCTCCGAGACTGCTGCTGCAGCCGAAACGGAAGCCGTATCCCTAGCGGCTCCGGTCATCTCGACAGGGGAAGCCGTCAATGTGCTGGATATTCTCGCTCCGCTTGCTGGCCAGGTCGTGCCGCTTGAGAATGTGCCCGATCCGGCTTTCGCCGAACGGCAGATGGGGCAAGGCATTGCCATCGAGCCTTCGGATGGACGGGTTGTCGCTCCGTTCGACGCCAAGGTGGTGCATATCATCAAGAGCAAACATGCCATTGTTCTGGAGCATGCCACCGGCGTCCAGATTCTGATTCATGTCGGCATCAACACTGTGTCGCTGAAAGGAGCTCCCTTTACGACGCATGTCGGTATCGACGATGAAGTGAAGGCCGGTCAGCTGCTGATCGAGTTTGACAGGGAGGCCATCCTCCAAGCCAGACTTCCGGTTATTACTCCAATCATTATTCCGGACGGACAGCCCATTGTGGAGCGTGTAACCGAGGAGTCTGTTGGAGAAACGGTTTCCGGACGGGATATCGTGTTGAAGGTTCATTTATCCTCCCAGGGTATCTAA
- the treR gene encoding trehalose operon repressor: MSANIYWTIYNDYAEKIQNGDIPAGAKIPSESELADSYGTSRETVRKALGLLSQNGYIHKVKGKGSFVLDLGKMKFPITGLISFKEMSEKMGRKSRTLVHKTEQVPASRVIAAHLDLKEGTTVWEVIRSREIEGERVILDKDYFVPERVGTLTPEIAARSIYDYLENTLKLLISYAKKEISVEPATPEDRALLDLNNLSHVVVVRNYVYLEDTALFQYTESRHRLDKFQFVDFARRAH; encoded by the coding sequence GTGAGCGCCAATATTTATTGGACCATTTATAACGATTACGCGGAGAAAATCCAAAATGGCGACATACCTGCCGGCGCCAAAATCCCATCGGAGAGTGAGCTGGCCGACAGCTACGGAACTTCGAGGGAAACGGTGCGCAAGGCGCTGGGTCTTCTGTCGCAGAACGGATATATACACAAAGTCAAAGGCAAAGGTTCATTTGTACTCGATTTGGGTAAGATGAAATTCCCCATCACGGGCCTGATCAGCTTTAAGGAAATGTCGGAGAAAATGGGCCGGAAATCAAGAACGCTTGTCCATAAAACGGAACAGGTTCCCGCGTCCCGGGTCATTGCGGCGCATTTGGATCTCAAAGAGGGAACAACGGTGTGGGAAGTGATCCGTTCCCGCGAGATTGAAGGGGAGCGGGTCATTCTCGACAAGGATTATTTTGTGCCGGAAAGGGTAGGGACACTGACTCCGGAAATCGCCGCAAGGTCGATTTACGATTATTTGGAGAATACTTTGAAATTATTGATCAGCTATGCGAAAAAAGAAATATCAGTCGAGCCGGCAACGCCCGAAGACCGGGCCCTGCTCGACCTCAATAATCTTTCCCATGTCGTGGTCGTACGCAATTATGTGTATCTGGAGGATACGGCGCTGTTTCAGTATACGGAGTCAAGGCACAGACTAGACAAATTCCAGTTTGTCGACTTTGCCCGCAGGGCGCATTAA